The genomic segment ttatattatttagtaggtgaaataaatttttgtgtaTATCTCGCTTTTTTAgtcatattcataaatatatgaatttccataaatattcgcaggCTAGTTATAATACTTTGTAGGAAAATTGTATTCATGACATGTACTTATCTTATGCGAGATGACTGTATAGTTATCATTCTTAagttttttatctttaacttTTTTGTGTATAGGTAAAAAATGAGTACCATAGTAATGAAAGTATAGAAGTACATATAATGAATAAGAGATTAAGATACGAATGCTTTCAAGTACCGTCATTTTCTTGAAGACGTTTCTTATTGGAATAATAAtcaaagtatataattataatttatttttctagcACTTCATGTAGGATAGCAATTACTTAAACTTTGTCCATGTCGCATTGTTATCTCTGCTTGTATTGTTTTACGAATtccgttatatcattataagCTTGTAGTATTAGTCGATAAATAGAAAACCACATCGTTGGAAAATTATCTACgagtttcaataatttttatgcagttttaataatttatttagtatctttactttattataaaacacaattttcgatattttattttattcacacaatattcaacattttttcttaCTCAAATATATATTGAGTTTCCAGAAAAAGAACTTctaaattgtttttttctctttctaaagTTAAGAAAAgagtatatatgtatctacttttcgataaaaaaatgtgttatgtactgttatgcATTATACGCATTGCAGACTTATACCTTTTAAACGAAAACTTTATAACcccttcttttttgtttctttaagtacctttcctttttttatgagatagaaaaaattaatgttcgTCGAATTCTGTATGaaaaagtttttataaaatagcataattataataaaacaaaataacaaaaatgttattacatttaatataaaagaaagttaacTCAAAGTAATCAAATAGTAGATGTATATACATAGCGCCAttttagatttcttttttttttaattatttctttgtcgTGTAAGTACATGTATGAaggttaaaattatattgactTTACACTTTTTATACTGttctattgtataataatttgtaaatgatgatacaaaagtattacaaaaattatattatcaaaagttacataatttacaaaatttaaatgatttgctatctttccttttatcgaTTATGCGATATTAAAGAATTGTATTTAggaagtatataatattaaaattattcattgtaAATGTTCTTAATGCGTAAAAATCAGTAAGATTGTCTTTGatcatttatatatgtagcatatatatatatttatatcattaagttatttgtttttcatttattaaatatagttaatttcattatttatatctttaaaggatataaatttatcaaggATATCAATTTATCTGTTGCATAAGGTAAGACGTTTTGATATAATCAGTtgataattagtaaaattaaaaataataatgataataccttaataacattatatacatacacgcatATAAGAGTGAGAGGgtggaagagagaagaagaatatatacATCTTATCTTGGAGGTTAAAAGAAGAGTGTActaaattttttgtattatttaattgatattttgctataaaacgttattgcCTTTGTTATTTATGTCTAATAGTTTAATGTTGTCTTATTTACGAGCGACggtatatttgaataaaaattatataattaaaaatgcttATGTGATATTAACTATGATGTGAAGTATGTATTCAAGTAATAATGATTTAGGTATTTTGATAAAGGGTTTGGTATCATAAGAGAGAGTGtgaagaaaaacaatttgatttcgtttaaaattaaaatttgtataaaaatatttaaatgtagatttaaatatacatatataatagaaaaaactgaaattgatgaatatatttctataaaaaatcacaattacaatatattaatcgTACTTTTATTCATATCATTATATTCCATCTTTGTAATCTAACATATAAATAGATGCAACTCTTTTCCCCATAAccagtaataatatttttcccaTGTAAAGTTAATACTTTGATATTTGATTTGGATATTGCAGTCATTTTAATTGCTTCTGCAAATTTTCTGCTAACTTATTCATAAATTCAAATGTTTCTAAGTAATCAGATCTAGTAACGTTACTCATGCCTTTAATGCAAATTGCAAGGTCCTTTGTCATAAAACCTGATTCAATGGTATTAATACAAACAGATTCTAATGTTTCTGCAAATTTTTTAAGATCTTGATTATTATCTAGCTTTGCACGTTGGAGTAAACCTTTTGTCCATGCAAATATGGAAGCAATAGGATTTGTTGAAGTTTCCTTTCCCTGTTGGTACTGACGATAGTGTCTTGTAACTGTACCATGAGCAGCTTCTGCTTCTACTGTGCGTCCATCTGGACAAATTAAAACTGAAGTCATCAGACCCAGAGATCCATAACCTTGTGCTACAGAATCAGATTGAACATCTCCGTCATAATTTTTACAAGCCCATATAAAACCACCTTCACTCTTCATTGTATATGCTACCATATCATCTATCAGGCGATGTTCATACCAAAGTTTCTTGGCTTCAAATTTATCTttgtattctttattatatatttcttgaaaaatatttttaaatctgcCATCATATTGTTTAAGAATGGTATTCTTTGTGGAAAGGTACAAGGGGTAGCTTCTTAACAGAGCATATTGAAAAGAACTGTGAGCGAAAGCTACAATACTTTCATCTGTATTATATTGAGCTTGTGCAATTCCAGATCCCTTAAAGCTATGAACTGTATGTGAAATTTTTTTCCCATTATCTCCAGTCCATGTGATTTCAAGTTTACCTGGGCCAGGTACCACAAAATCAACAGCTTTATACTGATCTCCATGAGCATGTCTACCAATGATAATTGGTTGAGTCCAACCTTGTACTAGTTTTGGTatgtttttacataaaatgGGTTCGCGAAAGACTGTGCCACCTAAGATATTTCTGATAGTACCATTTGGGCTTTTCCACATCTCTTTCAAGTTAAATTCTTTTACTCTGTTTTCATCTGGAGTAATAGTAGCACATTTGATTCCTACATTATACTTCTTAATAGCTTCTGCGCATTCTACAGTCACCCTATCATTAGTAGCATCCCGATTTTCAATACCTAAGTCATAGGTATGTAGTTCAATATCTAAGAATGGTAAAATAAGTTTCTCTTTAATAGAATCCCAAATGACTCTTGTCATTTCATCACCCAAGATATCAACAACAGGTCCAGCCTAAAAAAGATAGGATGCTTGTGATaatgcaaaattaattatgcaaaaaaattattatatgtatttatttatcgcataaaaaagatttctttcttggaatagataaaataaagtaaaataactATTGGAACACCGAAAATGTTAtcggaattaattaaaattcatataggAAAGATAGgtattatacgaaaaaaaatatttatatataggtatatataaaCGTTAACAGATGTCAGTTACATAGCTTTACTGATTGCTTACCTTTATTTTCGTCATTATTCCAGAGGAAACGCTAAATGTCTTAGCGAATAGAAGTGCTGGATTATCAAACGGCTGAGAAATTTTTGGCGATAATATTCGTGAGAAAGCAGCGAAGTTACTACCCGATCCGATATAAGCTACGCTTCTTATAAATTGCACGTTTGCTCTAATAAAACG from the Bombus pyrosoma isolate SC7728 linkage group LG11, ASM1482585v1, whole genome shotgun sequence genome contains:
- the LOC122572670 gene encoding isocitrate dehydrogenase [NADP] cytoplasmic isoform X1, which codes for MFLPHRFIRANVQFIRSVAYIGSGSNFAAFSRILSPKISQPFDNPALLFAKTFSVSSGIMTKIKAGPVVDILGDEMTRVIWDSIKEKLILPFLDIELHTYDLGIENRDATNDRVTVECAEAIKKYNVGIKCATITPDENRVKEFNLKEMWKSPNGTIRNILGGTVFREPILCKNIPKLVQGWTQPIIIGRHAHGDQYKAVDFVVPGPGKLEITWTGDNGKKISHTVHSFKGSGIAQAQYNTDESIVAFAHSSFQYALLRSYPLYLSTKNTILKQYDGRFKNIFQEIYNKEYKDKFEAKKLWYEHRLIDDMVAYTMKSEGGFIWACKNYDGDVQSDSVAQGYGSLGLMTSVLICPDGRTVEAEAAHGTVTRHYRQYQQGKETSTNPIASIFAWTKGLLQRAKLDNNQDLKKFAETLESVCINTIESGFMTKDLAICIKGMSNVTRSDYLETFEFMNKLAENLQKQLK
- the LOC122572670 gene encoding isocitrate dehydrogenase [NADP] cytoplasmic isoform X2 encodes the protein MTKIKAGPVVDILGDEMTRVIWDSIKEKLILPFLDIELHTYDLGIENRDATNDRVTVECAEAIKKYNVGIKCATITPDENRVKEFNLKEMWKSPNGTIRNILGGTVFREPILCKNIPKLVQGWTQPIIIGRHAHGDQYKAVDFVVPGPGKLEITWTGDNGKKISHTVHSFKGSGIAQAQYNTDESIVAFAHSSFQYALLRSYPLYLSTKNTILKQYDGRFKNIFQEIYNKEYKDKFEAKKLWYEHRLIDDMVAYTMKSEGGFIWACKNYDGDVQSDSVAQGYGSLGLMTSVLICPDGRTVEAEAAHGTVTRHYRQYQQGKETSTNPIASIFAWTKGLLQRAKLDNNQDLKKFAETLESVCINTIESGFMTKDLAICIKGMSNVTRSDYLETFEFMNKLAENLQKQLK